The Pseudocalidococcus azoricus BACA0444 genomic sequence TGATGTTGAAGAGTAACAATTTTTCGATTTTTTGGAGGCTACAATTATGGTTTTATTAATTTCATTGTTTGTTGTGGGTTGGGTTGCGGCGGCCGTCATTGGCACCCAAGCTTACTTTCTGGGTGAGCAGTCTAAGCCCATTCATGAACGCAACTGGCGGTCTGAGTCCTTTGAACAAATTGCAAAATCTGTCACAGGGCAAGGAACCGACTATGGGACTCGTGTACCTGGGTTTGAGGTTGTGGATGCCTACAACAGCAGTTTAATTCCTGACGCTTAAGGACTGAGTGAGAAGGAGTGAGATTATTTCATGCCTTCTGGCTGCCTAAAACCTAAGGAAAACTGGACATAAAAACTAAGGGTTTGTCACAGGCCAGGCTAATCAACTCGTTTGATTGGTTCTGGTTTTTCTATTTAGTAATGATCTACTGATACATCCTTCACCCGTTCTACCGATCACATCGCGAATTGGGAAATTATTCATCTCGAATTGACCAAACTATTCTGCCCAGGCCAGGGTATTTCGACCACAATTCTATTTATTAAACTTCACTGGATCGGGATTGTCACCTCAGAGAAATTTAGTCTATCCTGAATGTCAGGATTAACTCTGATTTCCAAATAACACTGAGCTATGGTCATTCCACAATTGAGTAACCTACTGAGATGGTCTGGCGGGATTTTGCTGCCGATTTGGGTTAGCATCTGCTGGCTAGGCCTGGGGGGAAACTTAGTTTGGGCTGAATCTGAAGTCCCGATTCCCCATAGTTTTGTCGCCCAGGCCGTGGCGCGAGTTGGCCCAGCTGTTGTCCGAATTGATACAGAGCGGACTATTACCCGGACTGTGGATCCCTTTTTTAGCGATCCCCTGTTTCGGCAATTCTTTCCCGGCCTGGGTCAACTGCCCCCCCAGGAAGATCGGCAGCGGGGCCAAGGTTCAGGATTCATTATTGATCCCAGCGGAATTGTCCTCACCAATGCCCATGTCGTCAGTGATGCAGATACGGTGAATGTCACCCTGAAAGATGGGCGCATTTTTGCCGGGGAAGTGCGGGGGGCGGATCCGGTCTCGGATTTGGCTGTTGTCAAACTAAAAGGCGTGAAAGGAGAACTACCGGTTGCGCCCTTGGGCAATTCGCAGGAAGTATTAGTGGGGGATTGGGCCATTGCGGTGGGTAACCCTCTGGGCCTGGATAACACAGTCACCTTAGGGATTGTCAGCACTCTCCATCGATCTAGTGCTCAAGTTGGCATTCCCGATAAGCGTTTAGATTTTATTCAAACCGATGCGGCCATCAATCCAGGCAATTCCGGTGGGCCCTTACTCAACCAGGCCGGGGAAGTGATTGGGATTAACACGGCGATTCGGGCCGATGCAATGGGGATTGGCTTTGCAATTCCGATTGATAAGGCAAAGTCCCTCAAGGATCGCCTAGTCCGCGGTGACAAAATTAAGCACGCCTACATCGGCATCCAAATGACCAACCTGACCCCCAGTCTGGCCGCTGAAAATAATCGCAACCCCAATTCTCCTGTGATGTTACCGGAAGTTGAAGGTGTCTTGGTCGTGCAGGTCTTTGCCAATACTCCGGCAGCGGGGGCAGGTTTACGCTGGGGGGATGTGATTACGGCTGTGGATGGGGAAACGATTACCTCTGCAGATCAACTCCAAGGCCTGGTAGATCAAGCCGATGTCGGGCAGCAACTCAGTCTCAAAATCCGTCGAGGTGAGCAAATCAAACAAATTGCCGTTCGCACCGGGGAGTTACCAGGGACAGCTTAGGGCTATATTTGGGAGAATTGCTGTCCCCAGAAATTGAGGAATAGGCTGATTTATGTATGATTGCGTCATTGTCGGAGCCGGGCCGGCGGGTGGATCTGCGGCATATCATTTAGCCAAGCGTGGTCGCTCCGTACTGGTTTTGGAAAAAGAAACCTTGCCCCGTTATAAGCCCTGTGGGGGAGGCGTTTCACCCCAAGTTGCCCAATGGTTTGACTTTGACTTTAGCCCGGCTATTTCTCTCAAACTTAGATCTGTCCGTTACACCTGGAATAAAGAAGATCCGGTTGAGGTAGAGCTGGCTTCCCAAGAACCCATTTGGATGGTGCGGCGGGATGTGTTTGATCACTTTTTAATCAAACAAGCTCAATTACAGGAGGCTGAACTGCGGGATGGTACAGAGGTTTTGGGGATTTCCTGGCACAGTGATCACTGGGAGATTAAAACTGCGGCTGGCTTGGTGCAGGGAAAATATCTGATTGCGGCCGATGGGGGTAAGGGTAAACTGGCCCAACTATTGGGATTTAAGGAGCGCAAACGCCGCCTGGCTGGGGCCTTGGAAGCCGAAGCTCCAGTTGAACATCAAGATCATGCCGTACATTTCGAGTTTGGCCTGGTTAAAAATGGTTATATCTGGAATTTTCCCAAGGCAGATGGTTATTCCGTTGGCATTGGCACATTTCGCGGCGGGGAACCCCAAGACTTTAAGAAAATCCTCCAGAACTATGCCACTCTGTTTAATCTGGATATTTCCCAGGCCCGCCAGTATGGTCATCCCATTTGTCTATGGGACGGCAAACAAAAACTCCACACCCAGAATGCCCTCTTAGCCGGAGAAGCCGCCTGTGTGGTGGATCCCTTTTCCGCCGAGGGAATTCGTCCTTCAATCTATAGCGGGATGCAGGCCGGCTTGGCGATTGACCGGGCTTTGGGTGGGGATAGCAATGCCTTGAGTGATTATTCGACCCTAATCAATGAAGAATGGGGGAGTGACATGGCCTGGGCCCAGCGGTTAGCCGGATTATTTTATCGAGTCCCCCATCTGGGTTATAAACTTGGAGTCAAACGTCCCTCTGCCACCCGCCGGATGGGATTGATTCTCTCAGGGGAAATGCGCTATCGAGATATTGCTGACCGGGCGATCAAACGTCTGACTGCAGGGCTTGTCCCAGGCCGGGGTACAACCATTTAGCCAAACTTGAGACTGAGACCTACAGCGAGTTATCAACATAGGGTTCTCGAGGGGCCGCCATGGTGAGGGAAAAGCTGTGAGCATCTATTTAGAGTGGCATTGAGTTCTTCCTTTGCCCTCTACATCATGTATGTAACACCAGATAGAATAAAGGCACATTGCTGACAGGCACACAACTTCTTGAGAAGTGCCAAACCTCAGCGGACATTGCCATCACTTTGACTCTAGGCAAGAGTGGATTGCATGATTCGGTCAATGCTTTTTTTCGTCCTGGCTGGGTTGTGTGAACTCGGTGGGGGCTATCTAGTATGGCTATCCCTGCGGGAAGGTAAAACCATCTGGTTAGCGGTGTTAGGCGTGGTAATTCTGGGACTCTATGGTGCCATTCCCACGCTTCAGCCAACCCATTTTGGGCGGGCCTATGCAGCTTATGGCGGTGTGTTTGTTGCGTTATCTCTTTTATGGGGCTGGCTCGTTGATCGAATCGGCCCTGATAAGTTTGATCTGTTGGGGGGGTGGATCGTCTTACTAGGGGTTTTTGTCATCATGTATGCCCCGCGAGGATAACTACCCTAACTTAAAGGCGTACAGGAAAGCCCCCGTTAGCAGTATCAGCATGAGAGGCGTAAGGCAATAGGGTACGGTGGAGCAGTAGGGCGCGCTGATCACCTCAGACCTATTGACCAACCGTAAACAGATGATCAAAGCGTGACTTGAGGGCCTCTAGTTTTCCAACTCGAGCCAAGAGGAGATTTTCCTGCCCAGAGGCCTGGAGTCGAGTGGCCCAATAGTGAATCTTCTGGGGATTATTAACCCAAAATTCGATTACCGTACTCACCACTGGCATTGCTTCCCAGCCTTTACTCAGAGCTACGGTTTCGACGGAATCCACAAAGGCATCCAAGGTGCAATGGTGAACCCCAACATACTCCAAGTCCGGGCGGCTTTGAATCACCTGTTGTTGGCTTTGGAACAGTTGAATTACCGGAGAGATACCCAGTAGTTGAAAAGAATAGGTCATGATAGCAACTCCTCATTGAGGCTTAGGATTAAAAAATCCTGGGGCTGAATTGCAAATCAAAATAACAAAGGTGTTCCTAAAAAAACAGGAGATTTAGAACAAAAATTAATATTTTGCTTATAAAATATTCATGAAACTGCAAAATTTCCCCTTGGCAGTGAGCTAGATCATCGGACTTTGTTACGTTCCTCACAGATCTCTGCTATTTTTCGTCCTATAGTAAGCACATCATCTCCCATAACTTATGTTTTCTTAATATGCAGATTCGCCGCCGCTCTCCTAATCCCCCCGTCCTAGTGCAAAGCTTGCAATTCCAAACCCGTATGGCTGATGCTGATGCTAAACCTCGGCACATTTTGGAGGAGATCATTTGGCATAAGGAAACAGAAGTTGAGCAGTTGCGGGAAAGCCTGCCTCTGAGGGATCTACAACGCCAAGTCTTACTAGCTCCACCTCCACGACCCTTTTATGAGGCGTTGAAGTCTCACCCCCTGAAGTTAGCTTTAATTGCCGAAGTGAAGAAAGCCTCCCCTAGTAAAGGTGTTTTACGACATAATTTTGATCCTGTGGCAATTGCCCAGGCCTATACTCAAGTGGGCGCAACCTGTTTGTCGGTTTTAACCGATGAGAAATTTTTCCAAGGCAGCTTTGACAATCTTATTCGTGTCCGCGAGGCTGTTGATTTACCAATTCTCTGCAAGGACTTTATTATTTACCCCTATCAGATGTATTTGGCACGGGTTAAGGGGGCTGATGCAGTCCTGCTGATTGCCGCAGTTTTGTCGGATCGAGATTTGCAGTATTTCCTCAAAATTGCCAATGGCCTGGGGATGGCGGCCTTAGTCGAGGTGCATACCCTTGCAGAACTGGATCGGGTTTTGCAATTGGATGGCGTGCAGTTGGTTGGAATTAACAACCGGAACTTAGAAACCTTTGAAACCAAGGTCAGTACCACCGTTGAGTTAATGCAACAGCGGTATCCAGAAATTCGCGAGCGGGGAATTTTGGTGGTCAGTGAATCGGGTCTTCAGTCCCCCCATGACATCAGTCAAGTCCACGCCTGTGGGGCCAAGGCCGTCCTAATTGGGGAGTCGTTGGTTCGGGAAGCTCCTGAGGAAGTCCATTATCTGGATATTCAGGCCCAAGTCACTGAGCGGGTTAATCGGTTGTTTCCTGAGTCTTACTTGTCAGCGGTGAGTTAATGGCATGGGGTTAGGGGCAGTTTTATTTGATTTTAATGGGGTGATTATTGACGATGAGGCCATTCACGCCCGCTTAATTGCCGATATTTTACTGAGCGAAAACCTCCGTCCCCAGGCCGATGAATATCAACAGTTTTGTTTGGGCCGCTCGGATCGGGATTGTTTGGATAATGTGCTCAGTCGGCGGGGGCGTTATGTGAATGGGGCCTATTTGGATAAACTCTTAGGACAAAAATCCCAGGCCTACCAAGCTGAATTATCCCAATTAACCCCTTTACCCCTCTTTCCGGGCGTGGTGGAGTTTATTCAACAACTGATTGCGGCAGACATCAAGCTGGGCCTGGTAACGGGTTCAATTCGGACAGAAGTGGAGTTAATTTTGGGACGGGCTGGCCTAAGGGATTATTTCTCGGTAGTTGTCACAGCGGATCAAATCACAGTCGGCAAACCAGATCCGAGTGGCTATCTTTTGGCTCTCGATCAACTCCAAACCCAATTTCCTGGCCTGGACTTAACCCCACCCCATTGCCTCGTGATTGAAGATACGTTTATGGGGATTGAAGCGGCGCGCCGGGCCGGACTACCCGTACTAGGCATTGCCCATACCTTTCCCTTTCATATGTTGCAGCGGCGGTGCAATTGGGTGATTGATCGCTTTGAGGAATTAGATTTAACCTATGTTCAGCAGGTCTATGCCCAAAAACAGGAGTTGAAAGCCTCAGCTTGATTCAGTGTTTTTCACAGTTCTAGCAAGGGCTAGGATGCCTAGTTTCCATATATTCTTATGACTCCATACTTCTGTCTTCCAGATGAGTACTCAATTCGTTTGGCTGAAAACTACCAAGATACATGGAATGTTTTTGTACATCAGTGCCTGAAAAAGGACAAAGAGAAGAGAAAAATTAACTGCTTAAGATCCCAAAATAGTCAATCTTTATCATTACTTTGGATTGTTATTCTTTGCCTAGGTTTACTATCAGCTTTAGCTATAGCTTATATTCTCAAAGAATGGATTTATTTACTCTGGTTCTTGTTAATCTTTGTCGGTTCTTTAACCATCACCTACACTCTGCTATTGAGTTGGATATTCGTTGAAGTTGTCATCAGAAACTATATTCTTGTCAAGAAGAATAAAAGGCGTTTATTAATTGTTCTCTATAAGCATCAGTTTGCTGGCTCTATCCTACTTGAATCTCGAAGAAACTACGGTGTTCTGCTTGGCCTCTATGTTTGTCCTAGTCATCGCAAAAAGGGGATTGGTTCATGTTTGGTACAGTGTGGTATCAGAGGCATTAGAACCTCTATCTACGTCCATGCTATTAAGGGTACAGAGGGTTTCTATGAGAAAAATAACTTTTCCAAGAGTCATGATCAGCCTGGCTACAATATGATTCTTAAAAGATCATCCATCGGTTATGGCCGCTAGAGATGTGGTGAGCCGAGCAGAGGCAGGAAAATAGAAATTAACTTTTCTTCTTGGCTTTGGCTTTTTTAGCAGCGGCTTTACTGGCTTTGGCAGCGGTGAATTGGGCGAGGCGGGCGGCTTCTTTTTCCTCAGCAACTTTATCTAGATAGTAATGGTAGTCCCCTTGATAGACCTTAAATTCACCATCTCGAATTTCAACAATCTTATTGGCAACTTGGGAAATAAAATAACGGTCATGGGAAACAACCACCACTGTCCCGTCATAGGCCTGGAGGGCAGATTCCAACATTTCCTTGGCCGGAATATCTAGATGGTTGGTGGGTTCATCCAAAATTAATAGGTTAGCTGGACGTAGCAACATTTTCGCCAGGGCTAATCGGGCCTTTTCCCCACCACTGAGGGCTGCCACTTTTTTATAAACTGTGTCCCCACTAAATAAAAATCGCCCCAGCAGGGTTCTGACTTCTTCGTTTGTCCATTGGGGAACTTCATCATGGATCGTCTCCACCACTAACTTATCGAAGTCCAGGGCTTCGGCCTGGTTTTGCTCAAAGTAACCCGGAATGACATTGTGATCCCCTAACTTAACCATGCCCGATTGGGGTGTTTCCAGGCCCATGATCAGACGCAATAAGGTTGATTTCCCGGCTCCATTGGGCCCCAAAAAGGCAACCCGATCCCCCCGCTCCAGTAATAACTCAGCCCCTAAAAATAAAATCTTATCCCCGTAACTATGGACGAGATCTTCAATCATCACCACTTCTCGGCCACTGCGGGGCGCAGGTGGAAATTGAAACCGTAATGTGCGGACGGAATCCACCGGGGCCGCAATCCGTTCAACTTTGGCGAGTTGTTTTTCCCGACTCTTGGCCTGGGTACTGCGAGTGGCACTAGCCCGAAACCGATCTACAAAAGTTTGTTGCTTTTCTAATTCCTTTTGTTGGCGTTCAAAGGCACTGAGTTGGGCTTCTTGATTCAGGTTCTTTTGCTCAATATAGGCGGAATAATTCCCTAAGTAGGTACTGGAAACCCCCCGTTCTGTTTCGACAATTTGAGTACAGAGCCGATCCAAAAACTCACGGTCATGGGAGACAATTACCATCGGAGTTACCAGGCCCCGCAAGTAATTTTCCAACCATTCAATGGTTTCTAAATCCAAATGGTTAGTGGGTTCGTCTAAAAGCAACAGATCCGGGGCCTGGAGGAGAATTTTGCCCAAACTCATCCGCATCTGCCAACCCCCACTAAAGGAACTCACCAAACGATCGCCATCCCCCACCTCAAAACCCATCTCCGGGAGAATTTTCTCAATCCGAGCCTCCAGACCATAGCCATCTAACCCCTCAAATTGGCGTTGGAGTCGATCCAATCGGTGAATCAGCCGCTCCAGTTCCTCCATGTCCGTTGTGTTCATCTCCTGTTGGACATCTAATAAAGCCTGCTGGGTTGCATTGGCCTCGGCAAAGACTGTCCAAAACTCTTCCCGCACAGTTCGGCTAGGTTCGACTTCAAACTCTTGGGTTAAATAAGCAATTTTTAGGCTGGCCGGCCGAATCACTTCCCCATCGGTGGGTTCCATTTCCCCCGCAATAATTTTTAGTTGTGTTGATTTGCCAGCCCCGTTCATCCCCACCAGGCCAATCCGATCCCCAGGCTTAACCTCCCAATTCACATCCTTGAGGACTTCCCCGGTGGGATAAATTTTACTGATATGGGACAACCGCAGCATTGCACGACCTAAAAGAATTAACGAAGATACACTCGGTCAATAATCACGAGGTTTTCAAGGCTATCTAGAACAACCGTGAATAAGAATATCTCCTTGGCAATGCTAACAAATTCTTGCCCATTTCCCGAGGACTGATCTTCAATAGTCAAAGCTTTGTTGCCTTAGGCCTAGGCCAATTTAGCCCAAGAGTCACAACAATGGCCAGCCTGATGCGTGGGTGACAAGGGGTATTAAAAATCCAGGCCATAATACCTTAAACCAAGACATTAGTTAACTCCTTCTGACATCCGCCCCACTGCCAATACAGTCAGAAATTGTCTGCCCATAATTTTGAATATTTTTTATATTGTTATCACTCACCCACTATTTGTAATTTCTAGAACCATTTAAAAATGATGTTGATTTCGATTGAAAATCTGGAGACTTTTCCAGGCCAAGTCTAGATAGAGAGGCAAGTTTGATTTTATAATAGAGGAAATTACCTTTGAATCATAATCAGGGCTTTAGCCAAACTCGTTATGACTGTTTCACCCCCTCCCCTCGAGCCTGAAGATGAGCTGGCCTGGGATTATCCAACTGCCGTTGCTCGCGTTGAGGAAACTATTCGTGAAATTGAAGCGGGCCAAT encodes the following:
- a CDS encoding HhoA/HhoB/HtrA family serine endopeptidase; its protein translation is MVIPQLSNLLRWSGGILLPIWVSICWLGLGGNLVWAESEVPIPHSFVAQAVARVGPAVVRIDTERTITRTVDPFFSDPLFRQFFPGLGQLPPQEDRQRGQGSGFIIDPSGIVLTNAHVVSDADTVNVTLKDGRIFAGEVRGADPVSDLAVVKLKGVKGELPVAPLGNSQEVLVGDWAIAVGNPLGLDNTVTLGIVSTLHRSSAQVGIPDKRLDFIQTDAAINPGNSGGPLLNQAGEVIGINTAIRADAMGIGFAIPIDKAKSLKDRLVRGDKIKHAYIGIQMTNLTPSLAAENNRNPNSPVMLPEVEGVLVVQVFANTPAAGAGLRWGDVITAVDGETITSADQLQGLVDQADVGQQLSLKIRRGEQIKQIAVRTGELPGTA
- a CDS encoding GNAT family N-acetyltransferase — protein: MTPYFCLPDEYSIRLAENYQDTWNVFVHQCLKKDKEKRKINCLRSQNSQSLSLLWIVILCLGLLSALAIAYILKEWIYLLWFLLIFVGSLTITYTLLLSWIFVEVVIRNYILVKKNKRRLLIVLYKHQFAGSILLESRRNYGVLLGLYVCPSHRKKGIGSCLVQCGIRGIRTSIYVHAIKGTEGFYEKNNFSKSHDQPGYNMILKRSSIGYGR
- a CDS encoding photosystem II protein, Psb35-related; translated protein: MVLLISLFVVGWVAAAVIGTQAYFLGEQSKPIHERNWRSESFEQIAKSVTGQGTDYGTRVPGFEVVDAYNSSLIPDA
- a CDS encoding geranylgeranyl reductase family protein; the encoded protein is MYDCVIVGAGPAGGSAAYHLAKRGRSVLVLEKETLPRYKPCGGGVSPQVAQWFDFDFSPAISLKLRSVRYTWNKEDPVEVELASQEPIWMVRRDVFDHFLIKQAQLQEAELRDGTEVLGISWHSDHWEIKTAAGLVQGKYLIAADGGKGKLAQLLGFKERKRRLAGALEAEAPVEHQDHAVHFEFGLVKNGYIWNFPKADGYSVGIGTFRGGEPQDFKKILQNYATLFNLDISQARQYGHPICLWDGKQKLHTQNALLAGEAACVVDPFSAEGIRPSIYSGMQAGLAIDRALGGDSNALSDYSTLINEEWGSDMAWAQRLAGLFYRVPHLGYKLGVKRPSATRRMGLILSGEMRYRDIADRAIKRLTAGLVPGRGTTI
- a CDS encoding YnfA family protein yields the protein MLFFVLAGLCELGGGYLVWLSLREGKTIWLAVLGVVILGLYGAIPTLQPTHFGRAYAAYGGVFVALSLLWGWLVDRIGPDKFDLLGGWIVLLGVFVIMYAPRG
- a CDS encoding ABC-F family ATP-binding cassette domain-containing protein; the encoded protein is MLRLSHISKIYPTGEVLKDVNWEVKPGDRIGLVGMNGAGKSTQLKIIAGEMEPTDGEVIRPASLKIAYLTQEFEVEPSRTVREEFWTVFAEANATQQALLDVQQEMNTTDMEELERLIHRLDRLQRQFEGLDGYGLEARIEKILPEMGFEVGDGDRLVSSFSGGWQMRMSLGKILLQAPDLLLLDEPTNHLDLETIEWLENYLRGLVTPMVIVSHDREFLDRLCTQIVETERGVSSTYLGNYSAYIEQKNLNQEAQLSAFERQQKELEKQQTFVDRFRASATRSTQAKSREKQLAKVERIAAPVDSVRTLRFQFPPAPRSGREVVMIEDLVHSYGDKILFLGAELLLERGDRVAFLGPNGAGKSTLLRLIMGLETPQSGMVKLGDHNVIPGYFEQNQAEALDFDKLVVETIHDEVPQWTNEEVRTLLGRFLFSGDTVYKKVAALSGGEKARLALAKMLLRPANLLILDEPTNHLDIPAKEMLESALQAYDGTVVVVSHDRYFISQVANKIVEIRDGEFKVYQGDYHYYLDKVAEEKEAARLAQFTAAKASKAAAKKAKAKKKS
- a CDS encoding HAD family hydrolase, encoding MGLGAVLFDFNGVIIDDEAIHARLIADILLSENLRPQADEYQQFCLGRSDRDCLDNVLSRRGRYVNGAYLDKLLGQKSQAYQAELSQLTPLPLFPGVVEFIQQLIAADIKLGLVTGSIRTEVELILGRAGLRDYFSVVVTADQITVGKPDPSGYLLALDQLQTQFPGLDLTPPHCLVIEDTFMGIEAARRAGLPVLGIAHTFPFHMLQRRCNWVIDRFEELDLTYVQQVYAQKQELKASA
- the trpC gene encoding indole-3-glycerol phosphate synthase TrpC, with amino-acid sequence MQIRRRSPNPPVLVQSLQFQTRMADADAKPRHILEEIIWHKETEVEQLRESLPLRDLQRQVLLAPPPRPFYEALKSHPLKLALIAEVKKASPSKGVLRHNFDPVAIAQAYTQVGATCLSVLTDEKFFQGSFDNLIRVREAVDLPILCKDFIIYPYQMYLARVKGADAVLLIAAVLSDRDLQYFLKIANGLGMAALVEVHTLAELDRVLQLDGVQLVGINNRNLETFETKVSTTVELMQQRYPEIRERGILVVSESGLQSPHDISQVHACGAKAVLIGESLVREAPEEVHYLDIQAQVTERVNRLFPESYLSAVS